A window of Halobellus sp. LT62 contains these coding sequences:
- a CDS encoding mRNA surveillance protein pelota, protein MRISSRGRGEEGRERMTLVPENVDDLWHLSHILESGDRVSGDTTRRIQRDDENLRDTGGQREHLFVTIVVEDVEFARFANRLRVGGEIIDCSREDQLGHHHTLNVEEHDEITIEKHFKPDQVERIEAAEEAAENADVAIATVEEGEAHIHTVAQYGTEERFSFTAPTGKGEYARPRSELFAELGKALARMDVDAIILAGPGFTKQDARDYIAENHPEVSDLITVVDTASVGDRGVHEVLKRGAVDEVQTQTRISKEAELLDDLMEGIATGEKVAYGIEEVSEAAEFGAVETLLVVDDRLRQERQGDGDWDVDVNEVIQTVERQGGEVTVFSGEFDPGQQLRNLGGIAALLRYRLQ, encoded by the coding sequence ATGCGAATTTCGAGCCGCGGCCGCGGCGAGGAGGGTCGCGAGCGGATGACGCTGGTCCCCGAGAACGTCGACGACCTCTGGCACCTCTCACACATCCTCGAATCCGGTGATCGCGTCTCCGGCGACACCACCCGCCGGATCCAGCGCGACGACGAGAACCTCCGCGACACGGGCGGCCAACGCGAACACCTCTTCGTGACGATCGTCGTCGAGGACGTCGAGTTCGCGCGCTTCGCGAACCGCCTGCGCGTCGGCGGCGAGATCATCGACTGCTCCCGGGAGGACCAACTCGGCCACCACCACACGCTGAACGTCGAGGAACACGACGAAATCACCATCGAGAAGCACTTCAAGCCGGATCAGGTCGAGCGCATCGAGGCCGCAGAAGAGGCCGCCGAGAACGCCGACGTCGCCATCGCGACCGTCGAGGAGGGCGAAGCGCACATCCACACCGTCGCGCAGTACGGCACCGAGGAGCGCTTCTCCTTTACCGCGCCGACCGGGAAGGGCGAGTACGCGCGGCCGCGTTCCGAACTGTTCGCCGAGTTGGGTAAGGCGCTCGCGCGGATGGACGTCGACGCGATCATCCTCGCGGGGCCGGGCTTCACGAAGCAGGACGCCCGGGACTACATCGCGGAGAATCACCCCGAAGTCTCGGATCTCATCACCGTCGTCGACACCGCGAGCGTCGGCGACCGCGGGGTTCACGAGGTGCTGAAGCGCGGTGCAGTCGACGAGGTGCAGACTCAGACGAGGATTTCAAAGGAGGCCGAACTGCTCGACGACCTGATGGAGGGTATCGCGACCGGCGAGAAGGTCGCCTACGGGATCGAGGAAGTCTCCGAGGCCGCGGAGTTCGGCGCGGTTGAAACGCTGCTCGTCGTCGACGACCGCCTCAGACAGGAGCGGCAGGGCGACGGCGACTGGGACGTCGACGTCAACGAGGTCATCCAGACCGTCGAACGGCAGGGCGGCGAGGTGACGGTATTCTCCGGCGAGTTCGACCCCGGCCAGCAGTTGCGGAACCTCGGTGGCATCGCCGCGCTGCTGCGGTACCGACTCCAGTAG
- a CDS encoding GNAT family N-acetyltransferase, translating into MEFVVLGWPPDGPTLRLDYRRFAYAGKFVMSNTGKAVVRESDVGVAGADAGATAVIADDDAATEGDYDTDIVAALAFNADRTDGSILWYRYVTVRSDAKGSLLGPKLAAFVAPRAADRGYERLRIAVNNPFAYEAMYKAGFAWTGEETGVAELVLERPASLDVASATPECDPMRAYQSGLDRYRARDLGDPEASFLRERVGADPPALCDVPGA; encoded by the coding sequence ATGGAGTTCGTCGTGCTCGGGTGGCCGCCCGACGGGCCAACGCTCCGGTTGGATTACCGGCGTTTCGCCTACGCGGGGAAGTTCGTGATGTCGAACACGGGGAAAGCCGTCGTCCGCGAGTCCGACGTCGGTGTCGCCGGGGCCGACGCGGGAGCGACTGCAGTTATCGCCGACGATGACGCTGCAACCGAGGGCGACTACGATACCGACATCGTGGCTGCGCTCGCGTTCAACGCGGACCGGACCGACGGATCGATCCTCTGGTACCGCTACGTCACCGTTCGATCCGACGCCAAGGGGTCGCTGTTGGGGCCGAAACTGGCGGCGTTCGTCGCCCCGCGCGCGGCCGATCGCGGCTACGAGCGGCTCAGAATCGCCGTCAACAACCCCTTCGCCTACGAGGCGATGTACAAGGCGGGGTTCGCGTGGACGGGCGAGGAGACGGGGGTGGCGGAGCTGGTGCTCGAACGGCCCGCGAGTCTGGACGTCGCGTCGGCGACGCCCGAATGCGACCCGATGAGGGCGTATCAGTCCGGACTCGACCGCTACCGAGCGCGGGACCTCGGCGACCCCGAGGCGTCGTTCCTCCGCGAGCGCGTCGGGGCGGATCCGCCCGCTCTGTGCGACGTCCCCGGCGCGTGA
- a CDS encoding ornithine cyclodeaminase family protein, translating to MTETLFLTSADVDGLATPGEFVSAVREGYRQRGNGAPAEPRTKLTNADPPGFLTTYAAVLPETGTMGGYLYSAGFGAKDAWFTTPLFDAESGAPIAMIDGASMNPFKTGATGAVAADELARAGATSAAIIGSGPQARGQLRALATVRDLETVWVYSPTKEHRESFAGEMDRRLGASVAAVASAAAAIEDADVVVTATNADEPVFDGDALEPGTHVTAMGQYDPAKRELDATTIERATYVPDLKKRALQDAGSFLHALEEGVVDEDHIHGELGDIVAGNVPGRQSDEEITLFDSGGTGIETVAAATLLYERAREEGLGQTIDFAPGSEALTGD from the coding sequence ATGACAGAGACGCTGTTCCTGACGAGCGCCGACGTCGACGGGCTCGCGACGCCCGGAGAGTTCGTCTCGGCCGTCCGCGAGGGCTATCGACAGCGCGGCAACGGCGCGCCCGCCGAGCCGCGAACGAAGCTCACGAACGCCGATCCGCCGGGCTTTCTCACGACCTACGCGGCCGTGCTCCCGGAGACGGGCACGATGGGCGGCTATCTGTACTCCGCGGGCTTCGGGGCGAAAGACGCGTGGTTCACGACTCCGCTTTTCGACGCCGAGTCGGGCGCACCGATCGCGATGATCGACGGTGCGAGTATGAACCCGTTCAAGACGGGTGCGACGGGCGCGGTCGCGGCCGACGAGTTGGCGAGAGCGGGCGCCACGTCGGCGGCGATCATCGGCAGCGGACCGCAGGCACGCGGTCAGTTGCGCGCGTTGGCGACGGTGCGTGACCTAGAGACGGTGTGGGTGTATTCGCCGACGAAAGAGCACCGCGAGTCGTTCGCGGGTGAGATGGACCGCCGCCTCGGCGCCAGCGTCGCCGCTGTCGCCTCCGCCGCCGCGGCCATCGAGGACGCTGACGTCGTCGTGACTGCCACCAACGCCGACGAGCCGGTGTTCGACGGCGACGCGCTCGAACCCGGGACGCACGTGACCGCGATGGGCCAGTACGACCCCGCAAAGCGCGAACTCGATGCCACGACTATCGAGCGGGCGACGTACGTTCCGGACCTGAAAAAGCGGGCCCTGCAAGACGCCGGGTCGTTCCTCCACGCGCTGGAGGAGGGCGTCGTCGACGAGGATCACATCCATGGCGAGCTCGGCGACATCGTCGCCGGCAACGTCCCCGGGCGGCAGTCCGACGAGGAGATCACGCTATTCGACAGCGGCGGGACCGGCATCGAGACGGTCGCGGCCGCGACGCTTCTCTACGAGCGGGCCCGCGAGGAGGGCTTGGGACAGACGATCGACTTCGCGCCCGGGAGCGAGGCGCTGACCGGCGACTAA
- a CDS encoding DUF3054 domain-containing protein — protein sequence MSPSEESFLSRRIDASAAPLAVVDVLALAAVLTIGVINHNGVEYLSTAPVAWLLTLVPFLVGWVVAAPLIGAYSAGAAESSKSAIPLAIRAWVPAAIIGFVLRASPLFPGGFQLSFGVVIFLTGGVALVVGRWLFFRLFG from the coding sequence ATGTCACCCTCTGAGGAGTCGTTCCTCTCGCGACGTATCGACGCCAGCGCCGCGCCGCTCGCCGTCGTCGACGTGCTGGCGCTCGCGGCCGTGCTCACGATCGGCGTCATCAACCACAACGGGGTCGAGTACCTCTCGACCGCACCGGTCGCGTGGCTCTTGACCCTCGTCCCGTTCCTCGTCGGCTGGGTGGTCGCAGCACCGCTCATCGGCGCGTACTCCGCCGGGGCGGCCGAGTCCTCGAAGTCCGCGATTCCGCTCGCGATCCGGGCGTGGGTCCCCGCGGCGATCATCGGGTTCGTACTCCGCGCGTCCCCGCTGTTCCCGGGGGGGTTTCAGCTCTCGTTCGGCGTCGTGATATTCCTCACCGGCGGGGTCGCGCTGGTCGTCGGCCGCTGGCTCTTCTTCCGACTCTTCGGGTAG
- a CDS encoding class I SAM-dependent methyltransferase: MASRFGPGDVRFFDRLARLYDLAMPPARVRPLRDGFAFADRPIERVLDLAGGTGRASHGFRGVGFDPVVVDISAGMLARARDAGHEVVRGDVGRLPVAEDAVDAAVVVDALHHLPDPEAGLREAARVITPGGVLVVQEFHPRTLLGSALVAGERAIGFDSTFWTPEELCAALSDAGFESRIVREGFEYVVVGRVPRK, from the coding sequence ATGGCCTCGCGCTTCGGTCCCGGCGACGTCCGCTTCTTCGATCGACTGGCGCGGCTCTACGACCTCGCGATGCCGCCCGCGCGGGTGCGGCCGCTCCGCGACGGGTTCGCCTTCGCCGACCGACCGATCGAGCGGGTGCTGGATCTCGCCGGCGGGACGGGGCGGGCCTCGCACGGATTCCGAGGGGTCGGCTTCGACCCCGTGGTCGTCGATATCTCCGCCGGGATGCTCGCCCGCGCCCGCGACGCGGGCCACGAGGTCGTCCGAGGCGACGTCGGCCGTCTTCCCGTCGCCGAGGACGCCGTCGACGCCGCAGTCGTCGTCGACGCGCTGCATCACCTTCCGGATCCCGAGGCGGGCCTGCGCGAGGCCGCGCGCGTCATCACTCCCGGCGGCGTTCTCGTCGTCCAAGAGTTCCATCCGCGGACGCTGCTCGGGAGCGCGTTAGTCGCCGGCGAGCGGGCCATCGGGTTCGACTCGACGTTCTGGACGCCCGAAGAGCTCTGCGCGGCGCTGTCTGACGCGGGATTCGAATCGCGGATCGTCCGCGAGGGGTTCGAGTACGTCGTTGTCGGGCGGGTTCCGCGGAAATAG
- a CDS encoding DUF4013 domain-containing protein yields the protein MLADALSYPLDGDSWIRTVLIGGLLSLLTVFVIPIFFLQGYYVRVLRGVTNDDPNPPEFTDWTDLLIDGLKLFAVNIVVGLIVFLAMGVVAVIFGAGSLLSAGGAGGDPGAAVGGVFGALGIVGFLLFIAFALLLGYVAPGMFANFAREDSIAAAFDVSTVIAGVTSIEYLTAWVLAIIVALVLGTIASLLSVVLIGIFALFYVQVVTYYLFGRGFADGLAEKRGDSTATAY from the coding sequence ATGCTCGCAGATGCCCTCTCGTACCCGCTCGACGGTGATAGTTGGATCCGAACGGTCCTTATCGGCGGCTTACTGAGCCTTTTAACCGTGTTCGTGATCCCGATATTCTTCCTTCAAGGATACTACGTTCGCGTGCTCCGCGGCGTGACAAACGACGACCCCAATCCGCCGGAGTTCACCGACTGGACTGACCTCCTCATCGACGGCCTGAAACTGTTCGCGGTGAACATCGTCGTCGGACTGATAGTCTTCCTCGCGATGGGAGTCGTCGCGGTGATCTTCGGAGCCGGATCGCTGCTCTCGGCGGGCGGAGCCGGCGGTGATCCGGGTGCCGCCGTCGGCGGCGTCTTCGGAGCGCTCGGCATCGTCGGGTTCCTGCTTTTCATCGCGTTCGCGCTGCTTCTCGGCTACGTCGCGCCGGGGATGTTCGCTAACTTCGCCCGCGAGGACTCCATCGCCGCGGCGTTCGACGTCTCGACGGTCATCGCCGGCGTGACGTCGATCGAGTACCTCACCGCGTGGGTGCTCGCGATCATCGTCGCCCTCGTGCTCGGAACGATCGCGAGCCTTCTCAGCGTCGTCCTCATCGGTATTTTCGCCCTGTTCTACGTGCAGGTCGTGACGTACTACCTGTTCGGGCGCGGTTTCGCCGACGGACTAGCGGAGAAGCGCGGCGACTCGACGGCGACGGCGTACTAG
- a CDS encoding DUF4013 domain-containing protein gives MIQESLQYLRTDEDRWVRTVLIGGILSLLSALVVPMFLVLGYLVRVVRGTMHDDDRPPVFDEWGNLLVDGVKAFVVAFVYGLVPGIIAAVVIGGGILSFVVGGGSESGSLIGLGMVGVLLGSLLALVLSLLAAYVIPAAIAAFAETDRMGSAFSVGELRPVLTSGTYATAWVSGIAVLFGAGLIAGVLNAIPILGQIATAFLGFYAAVSAYYLIGHAWGELREVEVAEHDDAMGESPAV, from the coding sequence ATGATACAAGAGTCGTTACAATACCTTCGCACAGACGAGGATCGGTGGGTCAGAACCGTCCTCATCGGTGGTATCCTCAGCCTGCTGAGCGCCCTCGTCGTTCCGATGTTCCTCGTGCTCGGCTATCTGGTCCGGGTCGTCCGTGGAACGATGCACGATGACGATCGCCCGCCGGTCTTCGACGAGTGGGGTAACCTCCTCGTCGACGGCGTAAAGGCGTTCGTCGTCGCGTTCGTCTACGGGCTCGTCCCCGGGATCATCGCCGCGGTCGTCATCGGCGGGGGGATCCTCTCCTTCGTCGTCGGCGGCGGTTCCGAGTCCGGGAGCCTCATCGGCCTCGGGATGGTCGGCGTCCTCCTCGGGAGCCTGCTCGCGCTCGTGCTGAGCCTCCTCGCGGCGTACGTCATCCCCGCGGCCATCGCGGCGTTCGCCGAGACCGACCGGATGGGTTCGGCGTTCTCGGTCGGTGAGCTCCGCCCCGTCCTCACGTCGGGCACCTACGCCACCGCGTGGGTGTCGGGCATCGCGGTCCTGTTCGGGGCCGGGCTGATCGCCGGGGTCCTGAATGCGATCCCGATTCTCGGACAGATCGCCACCGCCTTCCTCGGCTTCTACGCCGCGGTGTCGGCGTACTACCTGATCGGTCACGCGTGGGGCGAACTCCGCGAGGTCGAGGTGGCTGAACACGACGACGCGATGGGGGAGTCGCCCGCGGTCTGA
- a CDS encoding MFS transporter gives MNSNDRSIVALVSLAHGMVHTYELSIPIFVSIWLTEFDVLSLGITEIPVTQATLGLIVTVGYGLFGVGALPGGVLVDRIGSDRLITLCLFGMAGSFVLLGLSPNLLVVAVALLLWGVAASVYHPAGLTLLSKGVSARGTGFAYHGIAGNVGTGLGPLATAILLLFVDWTVVAMMLAVPALVAGVYAMRAEFDETAAVDAATTRNDGGDGEDGGDDRGSTNVRSLAEFVTESRRLFVGGFALVFVVVMASGLYYRGVLTFLPNLLESLPGFEPIPLTSVLPVEVTDALGVEAGSDRAINPERYFYSGLLMIGVLGQYIGGKLSDRIPVEAGLVGGFGLLAVLAVVFLPAANAGLTPLLVVGAVLGCALFLVQPLYQATVAEYSPAGTRGLSYGFTYLGVFGVGALGGAIAGGLLTYATPAVLFATLAGFGAVGSGVGLYLLRRRRGRRN, from the coding sequence GTGAACTCGAACGATCGGTCGATCGTCGCGTTGGTGTCGTTGGCCCACGGGATGGTCCACACCTACGAGCTTTCGATACCGATCTTCGTATCGATCTGGTTGACCGAGTTCGACGTGTTGTCGCTCGGCATCACGGAAATTCCCGTCACACAGGCGACGCTGGGCCTGATCGTGACGGTCGGCTACGGCTTGTTCGGCGTCGGCGCGCTCCCGGGCGGCGTGCTCGTCGACCGCATCGGCTCCGATCGGCTCATCACGCTCTGTCTGTTCGGAATGGCGGGTTCGTTCGTCCTCCTCGGTCTCTCGCCGAATCTGCTGGTCGTCGCCGTCGCGTTGCTCCTCTGGGGCGTCGCCGCGAGCGTCTATCACCCGGCAGGACTCACTCTCCTCTCGAAGGGCGTCTCCGCGCGTGGGACGGGCTTCGCGTACCACGGCATCGCCGGAAACGTCGGGACGGGGCTCGGCCCGCTCGCGACCGCCATTCTCCTGCTGTTCGTCGACTGGACCGTCGTGGCGATGATGCTGGCCGTGCCAGCGCTCGTCGCCGGCGTATACGCGATGCGCGCGGAGTTCGACGAAACGGCCGCCGTCGACGCCGCGACGACCCGAAACGACGGTGGGGACGGCGAGGACGGAGGCGACGACAGGGGGTCGACGAACGTCCGCTCGCTGGCCGAGTTCGTCACCGAGTCTCGACGGCTGTTCGTCGGCGGCTTCGCACTCGTGTTCGTGGTCGTGATGGCGTCGGGGTTGTACTACCGCGGCGTGCTCACCTTCCTGCCGAACCTCCTCGAATCGCTCCCGGGATTCGAACCCATCCCGCTGACATCCGTGCTCCCCGTCGAGGTGACAGACGCCCTCGGCGTCGAGGCGGGATCCGACCGCGCGATCAACCCCGAGCGGTACTTCTACTCGGGGCTGTTGATGATCGGCGTGCTGGGTCAGTACATCGGGGGGAAGCTCAGCGACCGCATTCCGGTCGAGGCCGGACTCGTCGGCGGATTCGGACTGCTGGCCGTGCTCGCGGTCGTCTTCCTCCCGGCCGCGAACGCCGGTCTAACGCCGCTGCTCGTCGTCGGCGCGGTCCTCGGCTGTGCGCTCTTCTTGGTCCAACCGCTCTATCAGGCGACCGTCGCGGAGTACTCTCCGGCGGGGACGCGCGGTCTTTCCTACGGATTCACGTACCTCGGCGTGTTCGGCGTCGGGGCGCTCGGCGGGGCGATCGCCGGCGGCCTCTTGACGTACGCCACGCCAGCGGTGTTGTTCGCGACGCTGGCGGGGTTCGGTGCGGTCGGGTCCGGCGTCGGTCTCTACCTGCTGCGGCGTCGTCGCGGTCGACGAAACTGA